A region from the Salinivibrio kushneri genome encodes:
- a CDS encoding ParB/RepB/Spo0J family partition protein: MAIKTSDLNARLFAKADKRRATTTQEAQSAASEKAAVIELAVAGEHTVEFELVKVPASEIRDKTTVFDKNAREQSFLNELALSDILVTLKAHGQQYPAVGRWLDDGRIEVLDGSRRRMSCLIADQDFLVYVAKGISTRHAKFLSDVANAHKPLSLYERGKEMQAMLDSGEVSDQKALANACQCSEALVSGALKAAALPLPLLQAYPSVSELGRPTIVKLHRLYFGLDASLQQQLVAKLGDTPLWQQVDAQGVTRITREVTQLIEQFKDELVAPTSTEKEQAQTLLEGRASYRRKGNNLNINLKKVSDEDAERILALIKQTLDS; encoded by the coding sequence ATGGCCATTAAGACCTCTGATTTAAATGCGCGTTTGTTTGCCAAAGCAGACAAGCGACGAGCGACGACAACGCAAGAAGCTCAGAGTGCAGCGAGTGAAAAAGCGGCAGTCATTGAGCTTGCGGTCGCCGGTGAACACACGGTTGAATTTGAGCTGGTAAAAGTCCCTGCCAGTGAGATCCGAGATAAAACGACCGTCTTTGATAAGAATGCGCGAGAGCAGTCATTTCTGAATGAACTCGCGTTATCCGATATTTTGGTAACGCTAAAAGCACATGGCCAGCAGTACCCTGCAGTGGGTCGTTGGCTTGACGATGGTCGTATCGAAGTCCTCGACGGTAGCCGACGCCGCATGTCGTGTCTGATTGCAGACCAAGATTTCTTAGTGTACGTGGCCAAAGGCATTAGTACGCGCCATGCTAAATTCTTGTCAGATGTCGCCAATGCGCACAAACCCTTATCGCTTTATGAACGCGGTAAAGAGATGCAGGCAATGTTAGACAGTGGTGAAGTGAGTGACCAAAAAGCATTGGCGAATGCGTGTCAGTGTAGCGAAGCCTTGGTCAGCGGCGCCCTAAAAGCCGCGGCCCTGCCCTTACCGCTACTCCAGGCCTACCCGAGTGTGTCGGAGTTGGGACGGCCGACGATTGTGAAGTTGCACCGCTTGTATTTTGGCCTTGATGCGTCTTTGCAACAACAGCTGGTTGCTAAGCTTGGTGACACGCCTTTATGGCAACAGGTCGATGCGCAAGGCGTGACGCGTATTACGCGAGAAGTCACCCAGTTGATTGAGCAGTTTAAGGATGAACTGGTTGCGCCGACATCTACTGAAAAAGAGCAAGCGCAAACACTGCTTGAAGGGCGAGCGTCATACCGACGCAAAGGCAACAATTTGAATATTAACCTCAAGAAAGTCAGTGACGAAGACGCAGAGCGTATTTTAGCGCTGATTAAGCAAACACTCGATAGCTAA
- a CDS encoding ParA family protein → MDREKTIENLRNIAAQTKQVQSDRVEIVMEERHDQLFPPMSKALMETRSGLTRRKLDEAISRMEQEGHQFTKNNANHYSITLDEAHQIMDAANVPTFHERKGKTHKPWVVNIQNQKGGTGKSMSAVHLAACMALNLEKRYRICLIDLDPQGSLRLFLNPQISLTEQEGIYSAVDVMLDNTPEPADKDFMMRNVLLPTQYPNLKTMAAFPEDAMFNAEAWQALATSQSLNVVELLQEKVIDPISDEFDIIMIDTGPHIDPLVWNAMYASNSLVIPCAAKRLDWASTVNFFQHLPQVYEMFPEDWHGLEFVRLMPTMFEDDNKKQISVLTEMNYLLGEQVMMATIPRSRAFETCADTYSTVFDLTSQDFEGGKKTLSTAQDAVHRVGLELERVLHSHWSQLNQE, encoded by the coding sequence ATGGATAGGGAAAAGACGATTGAAAACCTTCGCAACATCGCCGCGCAGACGAAACAGGTTCAGTCTGATCGGGTCGAGATTGTGATGGAAGAGCGCCACGACCAACTCTTTCCACCGATGTCAAAAGCATTAATGGAAACGCGTTCTGGATTAACGCGGCGAAAGCTTGATGAAGCGATCTCTCGCATGGAGCAAGAGGGGCATCAGTTTACTAAAAACAACGCTAACCATTATTCGATTACACTCGATGAGGCGCACCAAATCATGGATGCGGCGAACGTGCCGACCTTTCATGAGCGTAAAGGAAAAACCCATAAGCCCTGGGTGGTGAACATCCAAAACCAGAAAGGCGGAACCGGTAAATCCATGAGTGCGGTGCACTTAGCGGCGTGTATGGCCCTCAATTTGGAAAAGCGTTATCGCATTTGCTTAATCGACTTGGATCCACAAGGCTCATTGCGACTGTTCCTCAATCCACAAATTAGTTTGACCGAGCAAGAGGGGATTTACTCCGCCGTTGACGTCATGTTGGATAATACGCCCGAGCCTGCAGACAAAGACTTCATGATGCGTAATGTCCTATTGCCGACACAGTACCCAAACTTAAAAACCATGGCGGCCTTCCCAGAAGACGCGATGTTTAATGCTGAGGCGTGGCAAGCGTTAGCAACGAGCCAGTCTCTGAATGTGGTTGAGTTGCTGCAAGAAAAAGTCATCGACCCAATCAGTGATGAGTTTGACATTATCATGATAGATACAGGCCCGCATATCGATCCGCTGGTATGGAATGCGATGTATGCTTCAAACTCGTTAGTGATCCCTTGTGCGGCAAAGCGCCTTGACTGGGCGTCGACGGTGAACTTTTTCCAGCATCTGCCACAAGTCTATGAGATGTTCCCTGAAGACTGGCATGGCCTCGAGTTTGTGCGGTTGATGCCGACTATGTTTGAAGATGACAACAAAAAACAGATTTCGGTCTTAACGGAAATGAATTATCTTTTAGGTGAACAAGTCATGATGGCGACCATTCCAAGAAGTCGCGCCTTTGAGACCTGCGCCGACACGTACAGCACAGTGTTTGATCTTACCTCACAAGACTTTGAGGGCGGTAAGAAGACGTTGTCGACAGCCCAAGATGCCGTCCATCGTGTCGGTTTAGAACTTGAGCGTGTGCTGCACAGCCACTGGTCTCAGCTCAATCAGGAGTAA